TGGTCACAAAGATGGGTGACTACTACATTTAGTGATTGTTGTTTGTAGTAGCCACGATAGTAGAAGTGTTAGACAACATCATTATGTGGGCCAGTTACCACCATGGGTAACGATTGCCTTAAATGGTGTCACTATTGCCTATGATGGTAGGACTAGGTCGTTGTCATTACATACTCAATGGTGCCATAACGTGTGATAGCACAGGGAGGTAGTAGCTCTTTTGGGCGCTAGCCATGACCAATGGCATGCGATAGACGACGACTACACAGCAAACGTGCCACTTAGAAAAGTGTCACAATGACATTTGTTCATCATGGTCAACATCAATGGGGCGTCAAAGGTTGCGATTCATAACAATGCAGGTGAAGTAGCATAGTGGCCGATGCTACGTTTCTCCAGTGCGTCGCTGGCACTTGTGTGAAGTCATTGGTCATGGAACAATCGTTGATGTAGGTCACCTAGTAGTTGTGCGACGGTTGTGTGTGCCAAACTATATGGGGTTATGGGGTTATGTGATTAGGGTAAATCCTAATTTTGATCAGATTATGCGGTTGTAAGTCAACATCGTGAAGGAAGTCATGCGATTGTGAGTCAATGCCACAAAGGAAGTCGTGCAGTTATGCATGACAAGCGACGACGCTACTATGTCATCGAGTAACATTAACCGTCGGTGAGGAGCATACGCTCATAGCCATGGCCAAATTGGTGCAAAATCGTGTGTTATAAGAAAGCTGaaaaggggtttaggtagaagaaTAAGTTAAAATCAATTTTGACCCAATTCAATTTACCGTCGAATCAATTGCCTAATTCAATTTTGATCTAGTCAAATTCTATTTTGACCTATCAAACTTAATTCTAACTTGGCCAAATATATCCAAATTGATTTTGACCCAATGTTGACCTATCTCAATCAAATGTTTAACCAAAAATATTCAACATATAtatttaggagatttagataataaaaaagaataatatattttaaataatcatGTGATAGAGTAAGATGACACATATAACTTATTGCTTAAGATTGTATACCTAAATATAACAATATTATTTCTTAAGGATAAAATTAGTCCTCCATAAATAATTTTAGGTCAACACTAAATATATCAAAAGTGAAACATGGATAATATCAATAATTCATCATAATttagaaactcaaagcattactattattttatattttatggtgGTATTTATTTCCATACATTTTCATTCTTTTGGTGTCATTGTAATAACTGATTTAAATTATTCAGAAAAATTAGAGTATATATTGTTCGtattgggtgtattagatcttgatctagcacTGCTTATTAAAAGACCCATAGACTTGACTAAGAAAAACACTATGAAATAAATTAATGGAATAAATAATTTGAAAAGATCTAATAGGCTCAAtctaatatttataagaataacaATTGTAAATAGCATAATAACTTTATTACCACATgcaactaacaaaaaaaaaatatttgagggTTATTGAAGATAGGTTTAAATTTGTTAATAAGTTATTGACTGACACATTAAAGAAGGAACTAACTATAAATCACGTTACTCGAGGGATTTAGGATCACATCATTAATATAACTAATAAAACTGTGAAACTTAAATCATGAGGCATGAATGTGGATGAGTCTTTCCACGTGTAGTTAATTTTTAGTCATCTTCTTCATTAATTTGGCTTATTTATAATATAGATAAGGATAAAATATACTTGAATATGTTAGATTaatatatgtgtttaagaagaattTAGGTTAAGACAAGAAAGATATCATAATGTTTTGGTTACTACTTAAAGAATTGGTAACAAAAAACAGAAGGTTAAAAGGTGATCCATCAAATAaatttgtaagtttgaaaatgctaAGTAGACTaatgaaaaaaatatctttatagTAAAATACTTCTTTTGTGATAAGAAAAGATACATAAAAAAGAATATGTTAAACACAAGGTTTAGTCCAAAACGAAATGTATAAATTTGACATTTGTATGTTAAAAATAAAACATTACATAGGTTTATTCTAATATTTGGTGAATTAATTATGGTGCTTTAGCTTATGTTGCTAATAATATGTAGAGATTTCTttcaaactaaaaataaaaataatatgaaagatTTATCGTTACGAGGAATTAACTCAAATCAAAAGTGATAATAGTAAAAATTTATAGCCTACGCCTAAAGATGGGCCATCTGATATATCTTCAGGATACATGTCTTATTCTTACTATTGCTAGAAACATAGTTttaatgatgaattttttttatattatgatatagacgTTTGGGGGTATATTTCCAAAGAAAGAATTAAAGTATtattaaaagataatattttgaaatatttagactttattgattttgatgtttgcatatattgtattaaaaaattaaactaaatacataaaaaatgatacaagaagtaaagaattcATTAAGATTATTTATACTTATATTTGTAGACTACTTCATATTTTcttttcatatatgaaaaatcTTAAGCTATTTAtaatcttgaagtatacataaataaaatcaaaagataattagataaaaaaaattaaattattaaatctgATAAGGGCAgtgaattttatgataaatatgatgAGTTAAGTCAAAATCCTAATCCTTTTACTATATCACTAAAATAATAGGGTATTTATACTTAGTATGTTTTATTATATATGCCACGACAGAATGAATTTGCTGAAAGATCAAACATTACTCTTATGGACATAATTAGGAGCATGATGAATTCTTCCATTTTACTTGAGTCTATGTGCGGGCGAAGCCTTTatgacaactatgtatatcttgaataagATTCATATAAGTTAGTTTTATCAATTTCATTTAAGTTATAAATTGgtttaagatatttatatatttgaagtTATCCTGGATAAAAGTCTTCAATTCACATGAAAATAAATTTAGTCCAAGAACTATATTTGAGTATTTTATTAGTTATCAAGAAAATCGAAAGAACAAATTTTATTGTCCTAATCATATGAGGATAAtagaatatgataatactagattCCTAGAAGATAGCAATATGAGAGtaaataattctaaaaaaaataatttgatatagaggagatatAGGTTTATGAACCTTTATCATGTTCGAGAAGTTTGTGTTCCTCAAATCACTGGATAAATTAATAagaatgaataataaaataatattgataaacTCCATATTGATATGACTattaatgatcttgtagaacaaccataatcGCAAGTTATGaaaatatctcaaaagagaaggatacatactattttttataattatatgatatacttaaaagaaccaaattttgacataagaaaaaaaaaggtccCTTATTAATTTCACAACATATGAAAAACAACGATTCTAAAAAATAGTACGATATAATAAAAGTAGAGTTGAGATCGATAAATCAAAATTATGTCATAGAACTTATTGAATTATCTAATAACTATAAAGAAATTGATTAGGCCTTTAAATAATATAACTCAAGATGCAATATCAAACAATATAAAATCAACTTGTGGCTAAagattttgatatattattatttgattttgatattaatttttttataataataatataatcatattttGTATGCTTATATCTTAACATATTCAAGAAGCGTATCGTATTTACTAATCCATTTTGAAAGCTTACGTGACGTGTGAGTATAGTATACACTAATCCATTTTGAAAGTTTCTGTGATGTGTATGGAATTCAAAGTAAAAAGTGGCTTTGAAAAAACTCCATCCTCCAGTAATAATGTCTCCTGGAAACACAACTAATAGTTCTTTATTTATAGACGCCTATTGTCACAATCCAAGATGAACACTTTAATAAACCTATAATCATACATCTTtccaaattaaaataatataaataattttacgTTTACATTGTCTAAAGAAGTCAGTCACACTTATTTTGTGCAGTCACATCCTAAAGAGGACCTCTCACTCATTAATCGCAAAAGTGCCGACGCATGTCGGTTCTCACTCACCTAAGAGTCGTATGATTGGCTGCAGAGGGATGAACTATATGGGACCCAGCTCACGGCCACCGCTGCGTCAAATCGTGATGCCGGTACGCGACAGGGGATGCAACACAAAGCGACGGCCGAAGTTGTGAGACGTGAAGGCCGACCGGGACGCTCGTGACCGTCCAATGTGGCGCATTACCGCCGAGTCATCAGCCAACGCGTCCTCCTTAATTTATTGTATAGAACAGATGGGGCCCGCGAGATCGTTTCACACGTGTCAGCATCCCGAGAGCGAGAAAAAACACTCCTTCTCAATTTCCGTACTCCCCATTCACACACCTGCCTTCGGATTGGAGGAACCGAGGCCCCGGTCACCACAACGATAGCGGAGCGAGTAAACGTGCGCAAGGACGGGAAAAGTATTGCTCTCGGACAGGTCGGACATGACGGCCGCCAAAGCGGGGCCCAATTTAGAATAATGGTACGCCGACACGAGGAACACGATTTGGTGTGAGTATCACCAGGGCCCAGCCATGTGACTGGGGTGGGCCCACGATAGGAAAGCCACTTCCGTGTATAATATTGCCGATCGACGTTTATGCCCATTCGAGGAATAATTTAATGTCGTGGATTTGACCCATTTGCTTTTGCGCAGGGACACGACCGCGTCCATCCTGCAAACGGCATTGCTCGTCCACGCGTCCACGTTCACTCAATTTCTACCCGTAGCTTTATCGGTGTGAGCTGTCCTGTCGTGCCAGGGAAGGACGGTTAGATGTGAAACAGGAAGGGTTATATATATTTCGTGAAGCAAAGCACGAAGCGCGAGAGCTTCAGGTTCACGTGAAGCCTGCCGAAAGGACTGACACGTATGCGGATTCCGCTGGTTGGGATCGACAGTTGCCCGTCTCGGGGTTGATGTAGCCGTACGCCTTTATTCCCGGATAGTATTCAAAATGGGAAAGAGGGCAGCCTCTTGTCAGATAAGGCGATGTGCTTATCAAAGTGATAAGTTGTCAAGTCGTATGTAGCCACCAGAAAGCCACGACCAGATAGGCTAACGTGGGGCTACGCGCACTCGTCTTTTTTGCACCAATTCCACTCACCTATTAAAGTCAAAAGAAATCAAGCAGTGATCAACGCAAAAATATTAGGAGTGAGATTAACAGGTCCTAAAATTGAACAATGCCTTAATTCTGCCGGAAAAATGAGTCTGAGGATTGATGACTTCTGTGTACCTTAAGCCTGTTAACACGGCTTGTGAAATGACTATTGTGTTCCTTTTTCATGTTTGCCCCTGCGATTCGGACATATTTTACGAACATAACCTTGTGTTAGCGTCCGGTAGTTCGGGCGGACGTGACGTCATGCTGGCAGAGAAGTAATTTCGAGAAAGTTAAGGGCGGATTGGTATCGAAACCCATATAAGCTACACAAAGGTcacagggatatatatatatatatatagcgagagagagagagatagaaagagagaggagagagagagagagaacacggcggctggagaagagagagaggagaggagaaaggggagaagaaagagggaggaAGGTAGGTGGCGGGGCGAACCTCGAAAGTCTAGAGATCTAGAGAAGGTTTCTGTCTGGACTGTGCTTTAAGTTTTTGAAGATTTCTATTTTCACTGGGTTCCTGAGGAATCGAGGTCCAGATCGAAGGTTGATTCGTGGGGATTGGCGAAGAGAGCTCTCGTCTCGGTTTGGATCGGCTCTGGATCGCTCGAGCGACGTTCTTTGTAGGCCTGGATGGCTGCCCTACAGAGGTATCTTCCTGTTCTGTTGTGATTCATGGTGGTTTTTTAAGTTTGGTTGGATTAAAAGTTTCATTACTTTTTTGGTGGGCGATGCTTTTAGCGAGCTGAGTTTTCTTGCTTGAAACTGTATCTGATTTCGAATACAGTTTTAGCAAGCTGAGTTTTATCTGTATTTGATTTGTTTTAGCAGCTCAGATCTGTTCATCTAAGCGCCGCATCGTCAAGGAATTCCTTTATCGTGCTTGAGAGGAACACTTGGGACCGAATTAGATCTTTGAAGCAGTTATCACAGGATAAGAAGAAACATTTATCTGAAGGCTAGGGAGTATTTAGTTCTGAATTCTGATCAGAAGCCGCGCTTCCTTGTTTGGATTTTAGACCTTTACGCTGGAGCGGTTAGGGGTTCCAGGAACTATGTCTTCCTTGAGCAGGGAATTGGTTTTCCTGATACTGCAGTTTCTGGATGAGGAAAAATTGAAGGAAACCGTTCATAAGTAAGCTTATATTTCTTGAACCGTGTGTCGTTTGAGGGTATTCTTTCTTTCTCCCATTTAATTAAGGTACCGGTTGAATTGTAGGTTGGAGCAAGACTCAGGCTTTTACTTCAATATGAAACATTTTGAGGATCTGGTTCAAGCAGGGGAATGGGATGAAGTTGAAAAATATCTTAGTGGTTTCACCAAGGTTGAAGACAATCGCTATTCCATGAAAATCTTCTTTGAGATTAGGAAGCAGAAATACCTTGAAGCCCTTGATAAGTGAGATCTTGGTACTCATTTGAAAGTTCAATTTTCAATCTTAGTTCAcctttttttttcaataatttattttGTGTTTGTACTCAGACATGACAGGGCAAAGGGTGTTGATATACTTATGAAAGATCTCAAAGCTTTTGCCTCTTTTAATGAGGAGCTATTCAAGGAGATTACCCACTTGCTTACCCTGGAGAATTTTAGGTAAGCTAGGTTGGATTTCAGTGGTGATGGCTTCTACAACTTGGCACAATAATTTGTGTATTaccttatttttaaaatattggcAGACAAAATGAGCAGCTTTCAAAGTATGGGGATACTAAATCAGCCAGAAATATAATGTTTATGGAGCTTAAGAAGCTTATTGAAGCTAATCCTTTGTTGCATGATAAGCTGACATTTCCACCATTTAGAGCTTCTAGGCTACGGACATTAATCAACCAAAGGTATGCATTTCCTTTTCTTATACATTTATCACCAATACCATGCCCTTCACAATTACAATTTCAGTGTGAATGACAATAAGCAAACAATTTGGTTATAATCTGGCAATATAGACTTTTTTTCCATTCAAGATTTTGTTTCCTAACATTTGTGGCATCATTTTGGTTTATCATTATGCATATAATTGTTTATTTGCTCGTGTATTGATAGCAAATGATTGACATTTTAATTTAAACCAATTATCTGTTTTCTTGTTTAGTCTTAATTGGCAGCATCAACTTTGCAAGAATCCACGCCCAAACCCTGATATTAAAACACTTTTTACTGATCACTCGTGTGCTGCTGCTCCTGCCAGTGGAGCTCGTGTGCCTCCACCTACCAATGGTCCTCTTGTTGGAGCCATTCCCAAATCAGGGGCATTTCCACCAATAGGTGCTCATAGCGTAAGTGGAATATTCAACTCCTTTGTTGATATCTTATTGTTGTTCTTTTCATTGACTAATGTTGAATTCCTTATGTATGCAGCCATTTCAACCAATTGTCTCTCCGCCTGCAAGTGCTATAGCAGGATGGATGACAAATGCTAACCCATCATTGCCACATGCCGTTGTGGCACAAGCTCCTCCAGGTCTTGTGCAGCCTCCAAGTACAGGTTTTACCACTTCCAAATTCATGCACTACTTAGTGGCCTTGTATATTTTACAGTAGGTTGTTGATTCACTACCTTGTCTTCTATAGCTGCTTTTCTGAAGCACCCAAGGACCCCTACGAGTGCTCCTGGTTTGGATTATCAAACAGCAGATTCTGAATACTTGATGAAGAGAATGCGTATGGGTCAATCTGACGAGGTATGGAAGAGAAAAATTTGAGCTCTTTTATGATGCTTCATTAGCCATTTTTTGGTTGTTGTACTAAGATCTGAATTGATTTGGTTAATTATGCCTGAGCAACCAAAATGATTTCAATAGGTGTCATTTTCTGGTGCATCTCATCCACCCAATATTTACTCCCAAGATGATATTCCAAAAACTGTAATACGAACTCTTAATCAGGGTTCGAGTGTCATGAGCTTGGATTTCCACCCTTTGCATCAAACAATACTTCTTGGTAGTTTCTGGAACCATTTTATTCAGCGAAAGcatatggttatatatatatatatatatatatatatatatatatatatatatctgtctaTGTATTTGTCTCAGCTCTGTCTTTGCTTCATAGTTGGAACAAATGTTGGCGACATTGGCATATGGGAAGTTGGGTCTCGAGAGAGGATAGCACACAAAACTTTCAAGGTTTGGGACATTGGGTCTTGTACTTTGCCCTTGCAGGCACTTCCTCAAGTTGAACATTTCTCTTACCTTTCTTTTTCCTACAACAATGTAAAATTTTGATTCATTTGGATTTTTGTGGAGTATTTAAATCTCTGTTTCTGTCTAATTTGCAGGCTGCACTAATGAAAGATGCTTCAGTATCTGTCAATAGATGTTTATGGAGTCCTGATGGATCTATTCTTGGTACAGAAACCAAAACTTAATCTGttttcgtttgattctgattctaCATGACGTAATCTGAGCTTCACTGCATGTTCTTTTTTGCTCTAACTCAGATTGTATCCTCTATGACCTCTTATAGGTGTTGCTTTTTCAAAGCATATTGTTCAGACATATGCTTTTAGTTTAAGTGGGGAATTGAAGCAACAGTTGGAGGTAAGTGAAAAGGTTGTTGGTTTGTGAGCATCCATATATTGGCATCTAACTGCTTGTTGTATAGATTGATGCTCATGTAGGTGGTGTTAACGACATTGCCTTCTCCCATCCCAAGAAGAGTTTGTCAATAATCACATGTGGGGATGACAAAACAATCAAAGTGAGCACTAGAATATATTCTTCTACTTGCACAGCATGATGAAAACTAAAATGCATGTCTCTTAATTTTTATTACATGAATGGCAGGTATGGGATGCCATTACAGGACAGAAGCAATACACATTTGAGGGCCATGAAGCTCCTGTCTATTCTGTATGCCCACACTATAAAGAGTCTATCCAGGTTTGATCATGCCCATTAAGATAGTTTTGCTAGATCCTCAGCTTGCTGTAGTTGACGTGTTGGTTTGGTCTCTTTGGTTTTCTGTTTGTGTTGGGAGATAGCTGGTAATTGCTCATTCAATCATAAACCTATTAAGTGTTGATTTTCATAATTTTTCATTATGCAGTTTATTTTCTCTACTGCCACTGATGGTAAAATCAATGCATGGCTCTATGATTATTTGGGGTCTAGAGTTGACTATGATGCTCCTGGGCATTCGTGCACAACAATGGCATACAGTACAGATGGAACAAGGTGACATTTGCCTCATGAACTAATGCTGACATTGCAATTAAAGTACTAAGCTCCGAGAAGTTTCAAATGTCTGCATTCTGTAACATGGTTCAACTTGTTGTGTGGTATCCATCCTTCATCTTATcagtttctcttcctctttcttgtgTGTTCTTGTGCATAGTGTTTTCTGTGTCCGAGAAGTTTGGTAAATTACATCTGTATGCTGCAACAAGTTTCAGCTCATGTGTTATAGTTGTCCTTTTTCATGTTAACCATAGTCCTTTTCCCCCTCTTTCTTGAGTGTTCATGTTCATACTTGGCCATACAAGCCATTGATTTAACTTCCGGATCATTCAGATGTGCTCAACTTTATATATTATCGCAGGTCACTGTTGAATATTGACATTCTTGTCCTTTAATCTTCTTGTAGGCTTTTTTCTTGTGGAACAAGTAAAGATGGTGACTCACATTTAGTTGAGTGGAATGAGACAGAGGGAGCTATTAAAAGGACATACTCTGGTTTTAGGAAGCACTCACTAGGAGTTGTCCAATTTGACACAACTAGAAACCGTTTATTGGCTGCTGGTGATGAATTCATGATTAAGTTTTGGGATATGGACAATACCAATGTTCTTATTACAACTGATGCAGATGGTGGATTGCCTGTTAGTAGTTGCCTTTTGCTATTTTGCTTTGATTATACTGCACATGAAAGTTTCAGCCGAAGTTTCTTGCTTTTCTTCTTCAGGCAAGTCCTCGCTTGCGATTCAACCGTGAGGGTTCATTGCTTGCGGTTACCACAAGTGACAATGGTATTAAAATCTTAGCTAATGGTGATGGGCAAAGGTTGGTGAGGCTGCTTGAGATGAGGGCTCTTGAAAACTCTCGAGGTGCTTCTCAACAGATCAATGCCAATCTAAAGGTATTCTTCATGCCAACTGTTTTTTTCAGAGAAATGATCTCTGATAGATACTCTTGAGAGATATCTTGTTACTCTATGTAGAACATATTTGTTATTAGTTGATGTGTTGTGCATATGTTGGACTTTTATGTAATACACAAAGGAATATTAAGTCACAAATGGATGCATGCCTTATTAAAATATTGGAGTAGAAATTGCTTTATTTACATCCTGTGCTCTAGTCAATACAGATTCTTGAGCATAGCAATCAATGTTAAACTAAGGGATGGACTGCTGATGCCATGTAGGTAGATGAAAATTTATCTTGTAAAGATTTGACATTGTGGAAAGGCTTGGGAAAATTCAAGCTTTGGATGAAGCCAAAGGCCCATGACTGTATCAAATTGGTTCAGATTTGAATCTTATGTTGTTTAGTTTTGGTTCAGTGTTTTATTTAGTTTCATTGGAGTTATTCTTGAGATTGGGTCAAATCATGTGTATCAGTCCTCTATTATTATTCATGCTTCTGTATCATTAATAGATGTCATTTCACATGATGCTACAGAAACTGAGTCTTAAGTCTTCGTTTAGTCTTTAAATTTAGCTCTCTAAATGATCTTGTTTCCTCTAGATTTTGAGAGTCATAGTGGGATTTCTATTAGCTTAGTCATGTATTTGCCAAAGAGGCACCTATTTCCTTCTTAAAAGGATGGTATGTGAATTTAGATAATTAAAAAAGTTTTATTTGCTTGTTGGCCCTGGTATCTCTATCTCTTCCTTGGTTCTCCTTCTGTTTATTCTTTTGCTCTCTAATTTGATATGATTATTACCCTGCTGCATATAAAAATCCTCTCCTCTGATAGAGAGGAGAACTCCTGTCCTGGTTTGATTTAAATAGATTACTGTTTGGTTTGGAAAAAGAAAATCTTTCTGTAGGGTTTTCAGACTTTTCTGCTTTCAACtatttattcttttaattttcCTCCTGCAGATTTGCATCTTTTGATTAACCATATTATTGATCTGGTTCTTGTCAATATTTTTGTTAATATCTTTTCATTAAccatattcttttcttcttttttttggtatTCTGTTCCTTAATGAAAATAGCAACCAGAAAGGTTTTTGTATTCTGAATTACTTCTGCTCCAGTATCCATGATTCTGGGGTTCATCTGAGTTATGTCTAAAGATTTTGTTCAAGAAGTCTAAAGATTTTCATGACTAGTATGCCATTTAAGGTAACAAAGTTGTCGGCCAATTTGAAGATTGCATATGTCCAAatttatataatgatatatattgcTATATGTTAGTAATCTTAGAAAAAGTATTTCGTAGACTGATGGTAGATTCAAGtgtttgggagattgtgtttcTTTCAAATTCTTAAGCATTTATTCAATCTTCTCAATATTTCATTCTTTGCTTCATGCAGCCCCAAATTGTCAGTGCACTGGGAACTGTTTCAAATGTTTCAAGTCCTATAGCAGCTACCCTTGAACGAGCTGATCGAATCCTACCTGCTGTGTCAATGAGTAGCTTAGTGAGCTTGCAATGCATTACGAAGTGTTACAATAGCTTTCATCAAGTATTAAGGGATTAACTATAAATCAAATAACTGCAGGCTGCTATGGATAATAATAGGACAGCAGACATTAAGCCAAAGATCTCAGATGACACTGACAAGATAAAAAACTGGAAGTTAGTTGACATTGTTGATTCTGCCAATCCGAGAACCTTGCGGTTGCCAGATACATTGGCGACCTCAACCAAGGTATGTTTATGTTCCCCTAAAAAGAATTATGGATTTCTCGTATTGGCTTTTGTTAGAGGGAAGAACAAGTATGAGACATATTCTTTCCTTGaaaatgttttaatttttttttgctttctctgGTGATTGTTTTCGGTTGTAATTTTCTTGATATTTGTAATTAGAAGAGGGGCCAAGTGCAGAGCAGCCTCAAATGGTTCAACCCTGTAACATAATATGTTTCCGTAGGATACTTACTATATTCAGACTATAGGTGTAATGCCTGTATTCTGTTAGATGTTTAAGATGCTTGGGAGAGGGTTTTTCCTATGCTTTTAGATACTATACAATACGTAAGGGAGTAGCAGTTGTAAATTGGTCAATCAATATTAAGGTCTTGCAGACCATGCCTGCAGTCATCATCTGCTTGTGTAATACATGTCCTGTGTCCACCCCCAGCATGTGTCCAAATCACATT
Above is a genomic segment from Musa acuminata AAA Group cultivar baxijiao chromosome BXJ3-4, Cavendish_Baxijiao_AAA, whole genome shotgun sequence containing:
- the LOC103980604 gene encoding protein TOPLESS-RELATED PROTEIN 2 isoform X1 → MSSLSRELVFLILQFLDEEKLKETVHKLEQDSGFYFNMKHFEDLVQAGEWDEVEKYLSGFTKVEDNRYSMKIFFEIRKQKYLEALDKHDRAKGVDILMKDLKAFASFNEELFKEITHLLTLENFRQNEQLSKYGDTKSARNIMFMELKKLIEANPLLHDKLTFPPFRASRLRTLINQSLNWQHQLCKNPRPNPDIKTLFTDHSCAAAPASGARVPPPTNGPLVGAIPKSGAFPPIGAHSPFQPIVSPPASAIAGWMTNANPSLPHAVVAQAPPGLVQPPSTAAFLKHPRTPTSAPGLDYQTADSEYLMKRMRMGQSDEVSFSGASHPPNIYSQDDIPKTVIRTLNQGSSVMSLDFHPLHQTILLVGTNVGDIGIWEVGSRERIAHKTFKVWDIGSCTLPLQALPQAALMKDASVSVNRCLWSPDGSILGVAFSKHIVQTYAFSLSGELKQQLEIDAHVGGVNDIAFSHPKKSLSIITCGDDKTIKVWDAITGQKQYTFEGHEAPVYSVCPHYKESIQFIFSTATDGKINAWLYDYLGSRVDYDAPGHSCTTMAYSTDGTRLFSCGTSKDGDSHLVEWNETEGAIKRTYSGFRKHSLGVVQFDTTRNRLLAAGDEFMIKFWDMDNTNVLITTDADGGLPASPRLRFNREGSLLAVTTSDNGIKILANGDGQRLVRLLEMRALENSRGASQQINANLKPQIVSALGTVSNVSSPIAATLERADRILPAVSMSSLAAMDNNRTADIKPKISDDTDKIKNWKLVDIVDSANPRTLRLPDTLATSTKVVRLLYTNSGLGVLALGSNAIHKLWKWTRTERNPSVKSTASVAPQLWQPSNGILMANETSDSNPEEATACIALSKNDSYVMSASGGKVSLFNMMTFKVMTTFMPPPPAATFLAFHPQDNNIIAIGMEDSTIQIYNVRFDEVKIKLKGHQKKITGLAFSQPLNVLISSGADTQLCMWSIDGWEMKKSRIIQTPATHAAPMVGDTKIQFHNDQTHLLVVHESQLAIYDNKLESLCSWLPRDTLPAPISSAVYSCDGLLVYAGFCDGAIGVFESDSLRLRCRIARTAYISPSISSPGAAYPMVIAAHPSEPNQIALGMSDGAVHVVEPSEADSKWGVALLQENGAFPPVSSNPPLNNSQASDPPPR
- the LOC103980604 gene encoding protein TOPLESS-RELATED PROTEIN 2 isoform X2, with translation MSSLSRELVFLILQFLDEEKLKETVHKLEQDSGFYFNMKHFEDLVQAGEWDEVEKYLSGFTKVEDNRYSMKIFFEIRKQKYLEALDKHDRAKGVDILMKDLKAFASFNEELFKEITHLLTLENFRQNEQLSKYGDTKSARNIMFMELKKLIEANPLLHDKLTFPPFRASRLRTLINQSLNWQHQLCKNPRPNPDIKTLFTDHSCAAAPASGARVPPPTNGPLVGAIPKSGAFPPIGAHSPFQPIVSPPASAIAGWMTNANPSLPHAVVAQAPPGLVQPPTAFLKHPRTPTSAPGLDYQTADSEYLMKRMRMGQSDEVSFSGASHPPNIYSQDDIPKTVIRTLNQGSSVMSLDFHPLHQTILLVGTNVGDIGIWEVGSRERIAHKTFKVWDIGSCTLPLQALPQAALMKDASVSVNRCLWSPDGSILGVAFSKHIVQTYAFSLSGELKQQLEIDAHVGGVNDIAFSHPKKSLSIITCGDDKTIKVWDAITGQKQYTFEGHEAPVYSVCPHYKESIQFIFSTATDGKINAWLYDYLGSRVDYDAPGHSCTTMAYSTDGTRLFSCGTSKDGDSHLVEWNETEGAIKRTYSGFRKHSLGVVQFDTTRNRLLAAGDEFMIKFWDMDNTNVLITTDADGGLPASPRLRFNREGSLLAVTTSDNGIKILANGDGQRLVRLLEMRALENSRGASQQINANLKPQIVSALGTVSNVSSPIAATLERADRILPAVSMSSLAAMDNNRTADIKPKISDDTDKIKNWKLVDIVDSANPRTLRLPDTLATSTKVVRLLYTNSGLGVLALGSNAIHKLWKWTRTERNPSVKSTASVAPQLWQPSNGILMANETSDSNPEEATACIALSKNDSYVMSASGGKVSLFNMMTFKVMTTFMPPPPAATFLAFHPQDNNIIAIGMEDSTIQIYNVRFDEVKIKLKGHQKKITGLAFSQPLNVLISSGADTQLCMWSIDGWEMKKSRIIQTPATHAAPMVGDTKIQFHNDQTHLLVVHESQLAIYDNKLESLCSWLPRDTLPAPISSAVYSCDGLLVYAGFCDGAIGVFESDSLRLRCRIARTAYISPSISSPGAAYPMVIAAHPSEPNQIALGMSDGAVHVVEPSEADSKWGVALLQENGAFPPVSSNPPLNNSQASDPPPR